The following DNA comes from Rhodanobacter sp. AS-Z3.
AAGGCTTTGCCATTCCAGGGTGAGGCTGTCACGAAGCCTGGTCAGGTCGGTCAGGGACTTGACGTAGTTTTGGCGATAGCGTTGTTGAAAGTCGTCATTCACCGACTGATAAGTACTCATTGTGTTCTGCTGAACGTCGTAGGTTGCCTGGGTGTTCTGTGCATAAACAGAAGAGCACGCCAGCGCACAAAGCATGGCAATGATGGTCGTTTTTTTCACAATGAACTCCTTAGTCGCCGGGTTGCTTCTTGGATTGAGGGCTGGACACGCGGAAGACGTGCTTCCCTGGTTGGTTGCCGGCTAGATCTCAGTGACGGCCAGTCGGAGACGTGTTTGTTCCCATGTGCAACTGCTCGCGCTGATAGTCGATGAGTGTCTGGTTGGCCAGCATGTAATCCTTCTTGGCCAGCGCAGCCTGGAGCATGGCCGCGACCTCTTGCCCGCTCTTGCCATGCAAATCGGCGTGGTGAACGTTTCCGGCAAGATTCGGTTTGTAGGCGTTCGCGACGGCCTGGGCAGCCTCGGGCTTCATGCCCAGGCTTTGCCATGCTTCGGCGAGTTTGCTGCGAAGTTTGTTCGTATTCGCCACCGAGTTGACGAAAGCCTGACGATCTTGTTGGCGGAAGTCGTGGTCCACGCTCTGCTGATTGCGCATCGTGTTTTGCTGCTGGTCGTACGCCGAGTGCGAAGGCGTCTCGGTGGTCTGCGCATGCAGGGAGGCGAAGCCCATTGCGGCGACGATGCAAATCGAGGTCGTTCGGATCATGAAGTTGTTCCCCTTGTTGAACTGTTGATTTCGGAATGAAAGACGCGGTGCCCCCGGGTTTAGCACCTTTTGTCTGGCCGGTGCAGCAACCTGCGCGCAGCGCGGCCAGTCAATTTTCGAAACGTAATGCCGGCAGACCAGCGGTGCAAGTGAGTCGGGTGCGTCGGATTGCTCTGTACGAGCCATGGCCATGGCACATCTTCTGATGGCTGCGGAGTACCGCACGATCGAAAAATCTCGCCCTTCGCACCGTCAAGACGGGGTCGGCATTGTCAGCCATCGGCGCTTACTGCCCAGCCCTAAAAGACAGGCCTGCCCACATCGAAGGTGCAGGCAGGCCTGGGTTCTGATGCAGCCGCATCACCATGCAACGGATCAGTGCATTCCGTCCGGCGACGTGTCTGTTCCCAGTCGAGTTCTCTTGGTCTGGAAATCGATGAGCGTCTGATTGGCCAGCAAATAGTCTTTCTTGGCCAATGAAGACTGGATCATCGCGGCGATTTCGGCGTCCGTCTTGCCTTGCAAAGAGGCGCGCCTCGAGTTCAACGAGAAGTTCGGGTTGTAAGCCGCCGCCACCGCCTTGGCCGCTGGAGCCGATAGGCCGAGTGATTGCCACGCCTCGGCGAGCTTTACCCGGAGCTTGGTCAGGTTGGCCAAGGAATTGACGGCGGTCAGATGGTCGTTGCGTTGCAGATCGTTGAACAAGTTTGCCCGCATGCGGGCTTCATTCTGGTCGATGTTGTGCGCGGAGTTATCGAGCCTGCTGGCGTCAGTGCCCTTTTGCGCATCCGATTCCTGCGCGTGCAGTGCGGGCGCGGCCAAGGCGGCCAGCGCAAAAGCGATTATCAACTTGTTCATGTGGTGATCCCTCCATAGAAGTGCAAACGTAGCCGGCGAGACCGGCACCAAGCGATTTACCCCTGCTGTCAGTCTGCGTGGGTTCCGATCGGGAGCCGCTACGCAAGCTGCGTTAAAAAACTAAACCCGCAAGTACTCAAATGCAAGTGCCGTGGACTGCAGCAAGGCTGGCTTCGTTGTTATTGGGGTCTGAACGGCTGAATCACTTATCTGTCTGCGTGTTGCCGCAACCATCGCTTCAGCCTCTCGTCGTCGGCGGGAATGCTTTTCGCCGTCGCCGACCTTTCCAGCATCGTCGCCAGCGCGGAGGGGACCGCAATCGGCTGGCCAAGCAGCGGTTCCAGTACGGTCTCGAACTTGGCCGGATGAGCCGTGGCAACCACAGCCCACGGGCGGTCGTCACTTGCCGGGTGGCGGTCGAGCAGGGCGAACGCGGTGGCCGTATGCGGGCAGACGACTTCACCGTGTTCGTGGGCATGGCGCAGTAACGCGGCGCGGATGGTCTCGTCATCCACGCTTTGCGCGTGCAACAGGGCGCGTAGTTGCGCTTCGTCGGGGAAGGTCCAGCGCAGGCGCTCGAAGTTGCTTGGGGCGCCCACATCCATCGCATTGGCAATCGTCGCCACCGCTTCGCGTGGCTGATATGCCGCGCCGGCGAAGAACTCGGGCAGGGTGGCGTTGGCGTTGCAGGCCAGTTGCACGTCGCCGATCGGCAGGCCCATCCCACGTGCCCACAGGCAAGCCATGGCATTACCGAGGTTGCCGGTGGGCACAATGAAGTTGAGTGGCGTGCCGTGTTCGCGCCACCAGTTCAGCGACGCGTGGGCGTAGTAACTCATCTGTGGCAGTAGTCGGCCGAGGCTGATGCTGTTGGCGGAGGACAGTGGCACGTCTGCTTGCAGCGCGGTGTCGTTGAGCGCGGCCTTGACCATCCGCTGGCAATCATCGAAGCGCCCGGCCACGCGCAAGGCCTGCACGTTGTCACCGAAGCAGCCGAGTTGATGGGCCTGGCGCGGTGAGACCAGTCCGTCGGGATACAGGATCACCACGCGCAGGTTGGGCTGGCGGTGGAATGCCGCCGCCACCGCGGCGCCAGTGTCACCGGAGGTGGCAACCAGGATCGTCAGCGCGCGCGTGTCATCGCGCGGCAGTCGGCGCAGGCAGGCGGCGAGGAAACGCGCGCCGAAATCCTTGAAGGCCGAGGTCGGACCGTGGAACAGCTCCAGCATCAGCGTATGCGGGTGTGCCGGCAACGGCCGCAGCGGCGCATCGAAGGTGAATGCCTCGGCGCAAATCGCCGGAAGTTCGTCGGTCAGCGCATCACCGGCAAAGAACGGGGCCAGCAGGGTGGCGGCAGTATCGGCCAGCGAGCCGTGCGGGTCGAAGGCAGCCAGGTCGATCGATGGCAGTGCTGCGGGCACGTACAAACCACCGTCCGGCGCAAGACCGGCGGCGATGGCCTGGCTGATCAGTACAGTCGGTGTGGCGCTGCGAGTGCTGTGGTAACGCAACGGTTCGAGCGCGCTCATGCAGCTGCCTCAAGAGAATCGATCAGTGCAGCGGCCGGTCCGTTGATCGGCGATACCCACACATCGCTGTCCAGTCCGCCGTCGGCGAACGCGGACTGCATCGCCAGGCTGGCGGCTTCGGCGTCGTGCCGGTTGTCGTACCAACCAAACACGCTGGGACCGGCGCCGGAGATGCTGGCGCCGAGTGCGTGATGCTCGAGTGCGGCCTGCTTCACCTGGGCGAAGTGCGGGATCAGCGGTGCGCGGCGTGGTTCCACCAGCACGTCTTTCAGGCCCTCGCGTACCAGCGAGGCGTCGCCGCGGTAGCAACCGGCCAGTACCAGCGCGAGATTGGTGCTCTGTGCCACGAACTCGCCCAGCGCGTAGTTGCCGACCAGGGCGGCGCGCGCGCGGCGCGTTTCCAGCACCACGTGGGGATGCACCAGCGCGCAATGCCACGCGTCCGGCACATCGATGCGCAGCAGCCGGTCGTGCGTGGCCAGCACCAGCCCGCCGAGCAGCATTGAGCCAAGGTTGTCGCCATGTCGGCTGCCGCTGGCCACCGCCTCACCATCGAGCGCGAACGCATACAGCGCCTCGCGTGAAAGCGGCTGGTCGAGCAGCGCGTTGGCAGCGACCAGTGCGGCCACG
Coding sequences within:
- the thrC gene encoding threonine synthase, which translates into the protein MSALEPLRYHSTRSATPTVLISQAIAAGLAPDGGLYVPAALPSIDLAAFDPHGSLADTAATLLAPFFAGDALTDELPAICAEAFTFDAPLRPLPAHPHTLMLELFHGPTSAFKDFGARFLAACLRRLPRDDTRALTILVATSGDTGAAVAAAFHRQPNLRVVILYPDGLVSPRQAHQLGCFGDNVQALRVAGRFDDCQRMVKAALNDTALQADVPLSSANSISLGRLLPQMSYYAHASLNWWREHGTPLNFIVPTGNLGNAMACLWARGMGLPIGDVQLACNANATLPEFFAGAAYQPREAVATIANAMDVGAPSNFERLRWTFPDEAQLRALLHAQSVDDETIRAALLRHAHEHGEVVCPHTATAFALLDRHPASDDRPWAVVATAHPAKFETVLEPLLGQPIAVPSALATMLERSATAKSIPADDERLKRWLRQHADR
- a CDS encoding homoserine kinase → MNSSLLEPVMASSNHPARPQVACAFAPASVGNVGVGFDLLGHSLSGAGDRAEVRRIDEPVVRIAAIHGCVSGLPTDPQANTAGTALLSLQAALNLPYGFELILHKGIALGSGMGGSAASCVAALVAANALLDQPLSREALYAFALDGEAVASGSRHGDNLGSMLLGGLVLATHDRLLRIDVPDAWHCALVHPHVVLETRRARAALVGNYALGEFVAQSTNLALVLAGCYRGDASLVREGLKDVLVEPRRAPLIPHFAQVKQAALEHHALGASISGAGPSVFGWYDNRHDAEAASLAMQSAFADGGLDSDVWVSPINGPAAALIDSLEAAA